The following coding sequences are from one Manis pentadactyla isolate mManPen7 chromosome 13, mManPen7.hap1, whole genome shotgun sequence window:
- the LOC118923782 gene encoding olfactory receptor 56-like, which yields MAWVGNQTLISHFILLGLFTRSPLHLLLFCTIVLMFLVALSGNGLMLLLINTDPRLHSPMYFFLSWLSLMDLMLVCTIVPRMATDFLLGHGSISFTGCGLQIFFFLTLLGDECFLLAFMAYDRYVAISNPLRYSVVMDRYVCWLMVAGSWLFGLVDGLIQAVFTLRFPYCGSQEIDHFFCEVPAILKLACADTSLYETMIYVCCVLMLLLPFSVISASYLRILVVVLRMSSAEGRRKALATCSSHMAVVSLFYGAAMITYMRPQAYHSSKQDKVVSAFYTTITPMLNPLIYSLRNKEVAGALKKLLGRCPCAQCQG from the coding sequence ATGGCCTGGGTGGGAAACCAGACTCTCATCTCCCACTTCATCCTCCTGGGCCTCTTCACCCGCTCACCGCTgcacctcctcctcttctgcaCCATTGTGCTCATGTTTCTGGTGGCGCTCTCTGGCAATGGGCTCATGCTCCTCCTCATCAACACTGACCCCCGCCTGCAcagccccatgtacttcttcctcagctgGCTGTCACTCATGGACCTCATGCTGGTCTGCACCATTGTGCCACGCATGGCCACAGACTTCCTCCTGGGCCATGGCTCCATCTCCTTCACAGGTTGTGGGCTCCAGATCTTCTTCTTCCTCACCCTGCTGGGGGACGAGTGCTTCCTGCTGGCCttcatggcctatgaccgctatgtggccatcagCAACCCACTGAGGTACTCAGTGGTCATGGACCGCTATGTCTGCTGGCTCATGGTGGCAGGGTCCTGGCTCTTTGGTCTGGTGGATGGGCTGATCCAGGCTGTCTTCACCCTGCGCTTCCCCTACTGTGGCTCCCAGGAGATCGACCACTTCTTCTGCGAGGTCCCTGCCATActcaagctggcctgtgctgacACTTCCCTCTATGAGACCATGATCTACGTCTGCTGTGTCCTCATGCTGCTCCTGCCCTTCTCTGTCATCTCTGCCTCCTACCTACGGATTCTGGTGGTTGTGCTCCGTATGAGCTCAGCTGAAGGTCGACGGAAGGCCCTTGCTACCTGCTCCTCGCACATGGCAGTGGTCTCCCTCTTCTATGGTGCTGCCATGATCACCTACATGCGGCCCCAGGCCTACCACTCCTCCAAGCAAGACAAGGTGGTCTCCGCCTTCTACACCACGATCACCCCTATGCTCAACCCtctcatctacagcctgaggaacaaggAAGTGGCTGGGGCTCTCAAGAAACTCCTGGGAAGGTGTCCATGTGCCCAGTGTCAGGGGTAG